One window of the Eucalyptus grandis isolate ANBG69807.140 chromosome 6, ASM1654582v1, whole genome shotgun sequence genome contains the following:
- the LOC104450149 gene encoding uncharacterized protein LOC104450149, which produces MQVLLEKPLQRPRLPQRSVSFIGENRVGRRCASPVASSPRRRPACTCTRGPGSVQCSRHGYVVPDDRAVRTNQANREILKRALTPPARRFSLRRWSFRPTPSRLSTMSTA; this is translated from the coding sequence ATGCAGGTCCTGCTCGAGAAGCCGCTGCAGAGGCCGCGCCTCCCGCAGAGATCTGTCTCCTTCATCGGCGAGAACCGGGTCGGCCGCAGGTGCGCCTCGCCAGTGGCGTCATCCCCGCGGCGCCGGCCGGCCTGCACGTGCACGAGGGGTCCTGGGTCGGTCCAGTGCAGCCGCCACGGGTACGTCGTGCCCGACGACAGGGCGGTGAGGACGAATCAGGCGAACAGAGAGATCCTGAAGAGGGCCTTGACGCCGCCGGCTCGCCGGTTCAGCCTCCGGAGGTGGAGCTTCAGGCCGACCCCGAGCAGGCTCTCGACCATGTCGACGGCTTGA
- the LOC104450148 gene encoding uncharacterized protein LOC104450148, producing MASKLILIAVFVFDVIAFGLAVAAEQRRSTATIVTDNEKDYNYCRYDSDISTGYGVGAFLFLMVSQGIIMAASRCFCCGKPLSPGGSRAWAVILFITCWVFFIIAEVCLLAGSVTNAYHTKYRTAFGGNPLSCETVRKGVFGAGAAFVFFTAIVSEFYYACYSRARESFRPYDRETGVGLGAYK from the exons ATGGCTTCAAAGCTGATCTTGATCGCGGTCTTCGTCTTTGATGTCATTGCCTTTGGACTTGCCGTTGCGGCTGAGCAGAGAAGAAGCACT GCCACAATTGTCACGGACAATGAAAAAGACTACAATTACTGCCGGTATGACTCAGACATCTCCACCGGCTATGGCGTCGGAGCATTTCTGTTCCTAATGGTTAGCCAAGGCATCATAATGGCAGCAAGCCGCTGCTTCTGCTGCGGAAAGCCCTTGAGTCCCGGAGGCTCGCGCGCCTGGGCAGTCATTCTTTTCATTACCTGCTG GGTGTTCTTCATCATCGCGGAGGTGTGCTTGTTGGCGGGATCGGTAACGAATGCGTACCACACCAAGTACAGGACCGCCTTTGGCGGGAACCCTCTCTCGTGCGAAACAGTGAGGAAGGGGGTGTTCGGCGCCGGGGCAGCATTCGTCTTCTTCACGGCCATCGTCTCGGAGTTCTACTACGCTTGCTACTCCAGGGCCAGGGAAAGCTTCCGACCTTATGACAGAGAAACAGGTGTGGGCTTGGGCGCCTACAAATGA
- the LOC104450146 gene encoding WD repeat-containing protein 44, producing MTRAIGFGRDDDDDDDKEEEERFYESLDRLISSSSCSCSNSNSDDEPDDPNPDPNSASDRRFPVPRFPAGVFRYDVWISQPSSVSERRSRLLHEMGLAAAAAAADPSLPRAKPGKELGHCDFWRSASADHLTGRQNGPDAVISRSRSDGSVDHGACSSDQCNSNSLQPIRYSTSIVSIDSNGSFVNNNNFVDGVNVESRGAGIGSTSASPLRLDNPPIAECREKFDEIKSDSRSLKVDSNDRRLTAESNGDGDCDMQRNGTDDRADKTVCTIKNLDNGKEFVVNEIREDGTWNKLKEVGTGRQLTYEEFEISVGHSPIVQELMRRQNVEEGNKDHMDVNGIGVGPGGSKLKKKGGWFKSIRSVASTMTGVNRERRSSDERDTSSEKGGRRSSSATDDSQDVSFHGPERVKVRQYGKSYKEFTGLYKCQEIQAHSGSIWSIKFSLDGRYLASAGDDRVIHVWKVVETERRGELLMEKPEDGSFHMLGANASPELCTLSPKMDNYLEKKRRGRSSISRKSLSVDHVFVPEVVFALSEKPECSFEGHLDDVLDLSWSKSQHLLSSSMDKTVRLWHLSSKSCLKVFSHRDYVTCIQFNPVDDRYFISGSLDGKVRIWSVPDRQVVDWSDFHEMVTAASYTPDGQGALVGSYKGSCRLYNTSENKLQQKSQISLQNKKKKSHHKKITGFQFVSGSSSEVLITSADSRIRVVDGVDLVHKFKGFRNTNSQISASLSAKGKYVVSASEDSHVYVWKHEADSRPSRGKAVTVTRSYEHFHCQDVSVAIPWPGLDDTWGALDGYSAERNGPDTEEASTANHPPTPVEETNDTVGSRSVSGCSNSPLHGSISWAANNYFDKIATNWTDEKLSLAARSRSPRVSVDISNGIGENMSAWGLVIVTAGLRGEIRTYQNFGLPVRI from the exons ATGACCAGAGCGATTGGCTTCGGcagagacgacgacgacgacgacgacaaagaagaagaagagcgctTCTACGAGTCCCTCGACCGCCTCATCTcgtcctcctcctgctcctgcTCGAACTCCAACTCCGACGACGAGCCCGACGATCCGAACCCGGATCCGAATTCCGCCTCCGATCGCCGCTTCCCCGTGCCCCGGTTCCCCGCGGGCGTCTTCCGCTACGATGTCTGGATCTCGCAGCCATCCTCGGTGTCGGAGCGGCGGTCTCGGCTCCTCCACGAGATGggtctcgccgccgccgccgccgccgccgaccccTCTCTTCCGCGGGCGAAACCCGGAAAGGAATTGGGCCATTGCGACTTCTGGAGGTCGGCATCGGCGGATCACTTGACGGGTCGGCAGAATGGTCCGGACGCTGTTATATCGCGGTCGAGATCAGATGGGTCTGTGGATCACGGTGCCTGCTCCAGTGACCAGTGTAATTCGAATTCCTTGCAGCCCATTCGTTATTCTACTTCTATTGTTTCAATTGATAGCAACGGTTcttttgtaaataataataattttgtggATGGTGTCAATGTTGAATCGCGGGGTGCTGGTATTGGATCCACGAGTGCCAGTCCCCTTAGATTGGATAATCCGCCAATCGCCGAATGTCGTGAGAAATTCGACGAGATTAAGAGTGATTCCAGGAGTTTGAAAGTTGACTCGAATGACCGTCGCCTTACGGCTGAGAGTAATGGAGATGGCGATTGTGATATGCAGCGTAATGGGACTGATGATAGGGCAGATAAGACAGTTTGCACGATTAAAAACCTTGACAATGGGAAAGAGTTTGTGGTGAATGAAATCAGGGAAGATGGTACTTGGAACAAGCTCAAGGAAGTCGGGACTGGTAGGCAATTGACATACGAGGAGTTTGAGATTAGTGTCGGGCATTCCCCAATCGTGCAAGAGTTGATGAGGAGACAAAATGTTGAAGAGGGTAATAAGGATCATATGGATGTAAACGGGATTGGGGTTGGTCCAGGGGGGtcaaagttgaagaagaagggtGGGTGGTTTAAGAGTATAAGGAGTGTGGCGAGCACAATGACTGGTGTTAATAGAGAGAGGCGAAGCAGTGATGAGAGGGATACTTCGTCCGAAAAAGGTGGTCGGAGGTCAAGTTCGGCTACAGATGATAGCCAGGACGTATCATTTCATGGACCTGAGCGGGTAAAAGTGAGGCAGTATGGGAAGTCTTATAAAGAGTTTACAGGGCTTTATAAATGCCAAGAAATACAGGCGCATAGTGGGTCTATATGGAGTATCAAATTTAGTTTGGATGGGAGATATCTTGCAAGTGCAGGTGATGACCGTGTAATTCATGTGTGGAAGGTGGTAGAGACCGAGAGGAGGGGGGAATTATTGATGGAAAAACCGGAAGATGGCAGCTTTCACATGTTGGGGGCTAACGCATCACCAGAACTATGCACTTTGTCGCCGAAGATGGATAATTATcttgagaagaagagaagggggagaTCATCTATAAGCCGGAAGTCATTGAGCGTGGACCATGTTTTTGTTCCAGAAGTTGTGTTCGCGCTGTCAGAGAAACCTGAATGTTCGTTTGAGGGACATCTTGATGATGTTCTTGACCTCTCATGGTCCAAGTCCCAG CACTTGCTCTCCTCTTCAATGGACAAGACAGTTCGATTATGGCACTTGTCTAGCAAGTCTTGTTTGAAAGTATTTTCCCACAGAGATTATG TAACCTGTATCCAGTTCAATCCTGTCGATGATAGATATTTCATTAGTGGATCCCTTGACGGCAAAGTGCGTATATGGAGTGTTCCTGATAGGCAAGTTGTTGATTGGAGCGATTTCCATGAGATGGTCACTGCAGCTTCTTACACACCAGATGGTCAG GGAGCGTTAGTCGGTTCATACAAGGGGAGCTGCCGTTTGTACAACACATCTG AGAACAAGTTGCAACAGAAGAGTCAAATCAGTTTgcagaataagaagaagaaatctcaTCATAAGAAGATCACTGGCTTTCAG TTTGTATCTGGAAGTTCATCTGAAGTGCTCATCACATCTGCTGACTCTCGAATACGGGTTGTTGATGGTGTTGATCTGGTACACAAATTTAAAG GTTTCCGCAACACAAACAGCCAAATCTCTGCCTCCCTCAGTGCCAAGGGAAAATATGTGGTGTCTGCCAGTGAGGATTCTCATGTATATGTGTGGAAGCACGAAGCTGACTCTCGACCCAGCAGGGGAAAGGCTGTTACCGTAACACGTTCCTATGAACATTTCCATTGTCAAGATGTTTCGGTGGCCATACCTTGGCCCGGTCTGGATGATACATGGGGAGCTCTTGATGGTTACTCTGCTGAGAGAAATGGACCTGATACCGAGGAGGCCTCCACTGCCAATCATCCTCCGACACCTGTTGAGGAGACTAATGATACTGTAGGGTCAAGATCGGTGTCGGGTTGCAGCAACAGTCCACTTCATGGTAGTATTTCTTGGGCGGCCAATAACTACTTCGACAAAATTGCAACCAATTGGACGGACGAAAAACTTTCATTAGCTGCAAGAAGCAGGAGCCCTCGTGTCAGTGTGGACATCTCCAACGGAATCGGTGAGAACATGTCAGCATGGGGCCTGGTGATTGTAACTGCTGGACTTCGAGGCGAGATCAGAACTTATCAAAATTTTGGATTGCCCGTCCGGATATAG